One segment of Bacteroides caecimuris DNA contains the following:
- a CDS encoding AGE family epimerase/isomerase, whose protein sequence is MDFKKLANQYKDELLNNVLPFWLDHSQDHEFGGYFTCLDREGNVFDTDKFIWLQGREVWLFSMLYNKVEKKQEWLDCAIQGGEFLKKYGHDGNYHWYFSLDRAGNPLVEPYNIFSYTFATMAFGQLSLATGNQEYADIAKKTFDIILSKADNPKGKWNKIHPGTRNLKNFALPMILCNLALEIEHLLDKEYLEKTIETCIHEVMEVFYRPELGGIIVENIGVDGNLVDCFEGRQVTPGHDIEAMWFIMDLGKRLNRPDLIEKAKNVTLTMINYGWDKEYGGIYYFMDRKGCPPQQLEWDQKLWWVHIETLISLLKGYQLTGDKQCMEWFEKIHEYVWTHFKDAQYPEWFGYLNRQGEVLLPLKGGKWKGCFHVPRGLYQCWKVLEELQ, encoded by the coding sequence ATGGATTTTAAAAAATTAGCAAACCAATACAAAGACGAACTACTGAATAATGTTCTTCCATTCTGGTTAGACCATTCTCAGGATCACGAATTCGGTGGTTATTTCACTTGTCTGGATCGTGAAGGCAACGTATTCGATACAGATAAATTTATTTGGCTACAAGGACGCGAAGTTTGGTTATTCTCAATGCTTTACAATAAAGTTGAGAAAAAACAGGAATGGCTGGATTGCGCTATTCAAGGCGGTGAATTTCTAAAGAAATACGGACATGATGGAAACTATCATTGGTATTTTTCTTTGGATCGGGCAGGTAATCCTCTGGTAGAACCATACAACATCTTTTCCTATACATTTGCTACAATGGCTTTCGGGCAACTCAGCCTGGCTACAGGCAATCAGGAATATGCTGACATTGCAAAGAAAACGTTCGATATTATTCTCTCAAAGGCAGATAATCCGAAAGGTAAATGGAACAAAATCCATCCGGGCACACGTAATCTGAAAAATTTCGCCCTCCCGATGATCCTTTGTAATCTGGCACTTGAAATAGAACACTTGTTGGACAAAGAGTATCTGGAAAAAACAATAGAGACTTGTATTCACGAAGTGATGGAAGTATTCTATCGCCCAGAGCTCGGAGGAATTATTGTTGAAAATATAGGAGTGGACGGCAATCTCGTAGACTGTTTTGAAGGACGGCAAGTGACTCCCGGACACGACATCGAAGCGATGTGGTTTATCATGGATTTAGGAAAACGCCTGAATCGCCCTGATCTAATCGAGAAGGCAAAAAATGTAACCTTGACGATGATTAACTACGGATGGGACAAAGAATATGGTGGCATCTACTATTTCATGGACCGCAAAGGTTGCCCTCCCCAACAACTGGAATGGGACCAAAAACTTTGGTGGGTACACATTGAAACACTTATTTCCCTACTAAAAGGTTACCAATTGACAGGTGACAAACAATGTATGGAGTGGTTCGAGAAAATACATGAGTATGTATGGACGCACTTCAAAGATGCTCAATATCCTGAATGGTTCGGTTACTTAAACCGCCAGGGAGAAGTACTTCTGCCACTTAAAGGAGGCAAATGGAAAGGCTGTTTCCATGTCCCCAGGGGCTTATATCAATGCTGGAAAGTACTAGAAGAATTACAATAA
- a CDS encoding sugar porter family MFS transporter, with product MKATINLGYIIFLSVVAALGGFLFGYDTAVISGTIAQVTHLFQLDTLQQGWYVGCALIGSIVGVLFSGILSDSIGRKRTMILSAILFSTSAIGCAFCIDFNQLVVYRIIGGIGIGVVSIVSPLYISEVSVAQFRGRMVSLYQLAVTVGFLGAYLVNYQLLAYSESGNHLPIAWLEKIVVTEVWRGMLGMETLPAIIFFIIIFFIPESPRWLIVKGQERRATYILEKIYNSFKEADFQLNETKSVLVSETRSEWSILLKPGILKAVIIGVCIAILGQFMGVNAVLYYGPSIFENAGLSGGDSLFYQVLVGLVNTLTTILALLIIDKVGRKKLIYYGVSGMVVSLILIGSYFLLGNAWNISSLFLLAFFLCYVFCCAISICAVIFVLLSEMYPTKIRGLAMSIAGFALWIGTYLIGQLTPWMLQNLTPAGTFFLFAIMCVPYMLIVWKLVPETTGKSLEEIERYWTRSEQ from the coding sequence ATGAAAGCAACAATTAATCTGGGTTATATCATATTCCTTTCAGTCGTTGCTGCTTTAGGAGGCTTTCTGTTCGGCTATGACACTGCTGTCATATCCGGAACAATAGCTCAGGTGACACATCTGTTTCAGTTGGACACCTTGCAACAAGGATGGTATGTAGGATGCGCATTGATCGGATCGATTGTCGGTGTTCTCTTTTCCGGAATATTGAGCGACAGCATCGGACGTAAAAGAACAATGATACTTTCTGCCATTCTGTTTTCTACATCAGCAATCGGCTGTGCTTTTTGCATTGACTTTAACCAGTTAGTTGTTTATAGAATCATAGGTGGCATCGGGATTGGTGTCGTTTCTATTGTATCTCCTCTTTACATTTCCGAAGTTTCCGTCGCACAATTCAGAGGCAGAATGGTCTCCCTGTATCAACTGGCCGTAACTGTCGGTTTTCTAGGAGCTTACCTTGTCAACTACCAGTTATTGGCATATTCAGAGAGTGGAAACCACTTACCTATCGCCTGGTTAGAAAAAATAGTAGTTACAGAAGTGTGGAGAGGTATGTTAGGCATGGAGACATTACCAGCCATAATATTCTTCATTATTATCTTTTTCATACCCGAAAGCCCCAGATGGCTGATAGTAAAAGGACAAGAAAGGAGGGCCACTTATATTCTGGAAAAGATTTACAATTCATTTAAAGAAGCTGATTTCCAGCTAAACGAGACAAAATCCGTCCTTGTTTCCGAAACCCGTTCAGAATGGTCTATCCTTCTGAAACCAGGTATTCTGAAAGCAGTCATTATCGGTGTATGTATTGCTATTCTGGGACAGTTTATGGGGGTTAATGCAGTTCTCTACTACGGCCCTTCTATTTTTGAGAATGCCGGTCTTTCAGGAGGGGATTCTCTGTTCTATCAGGTTCTTGTAGGACTTGTGAATACACTGACCACTATCCTGGCACTTCTCATCATTGACAAAGTAGGACGCAAGAAACTGATATATTATGGGGTATCCGGAATGGTCGTTTCATTGATACTCATTGGCAGTTATTTCCTCCTCGGAAATGCCTGGAATATTTCCAGCCTGTTTCTGTTAGCCTTCTTTCTGTGTTATGTTTTTTGTTGCGCCATTTCCATTTGCGCTGTGATATTCGTACTTCTCTCTGAGATGTACCCTACCAAAATACGCGGATTAGCAATGTCCATTGCCGGATTCGCTCTTTGGATCGGTACCTATCTGATCGGACAGCTAACCCCCTGGATGCTCCAGAATCTTACTCCAGCCGGAACATTCTTCCTGTTCGCCATCATGTGTGTACCGTATATGCTCATTGTCTGGAAACTCGTACCGGAAACTACCGGAAAGTCTCTGGAAGAGATTGAAAGATACTGGACCCGTTCGGAACAGTAA
- a CDS encoding DUF4434 domain-containing protein yields the protein MEANNRRDFLKKAALAGASALMAPTLLAAEGEDESEFVLSPSKRTDSQLIVPKNNGLKITGTFLDEISHDIPHQNWGEKEWDLDFQHMKRIGIDTVIMIRSGYRKFITYPSKYLLGKGCYMPSVDLVDMYLRLAEKYNMKFYFGLYDTGHYWDTRDMSWEVEYNKYVIDEVWNTYGEKYKSFGGWYISTEISRNTKGAIGAFHTMGKQCKDVSNGLPTFISPWIDGKKAVMGTGKMTREDAVSVEQHEREWNEIFDGIHDVVDACAFQDGHIDYDELDAFFTVNKKLADKYGMQCWTNAETFDRDMPIRFLPIKFDKLRMKLEAAKRAGYDKAITFEFSHFLSPQSAYLQAGHLYDRYREYFEIK from the coding sequence ATGGAAGCGAATAATCGCAGAGATTTTTTAAAGAAAGCCGCATTAGCGGGAGCCTCCGCCCTAATGGCTCCCACACTACTGGCCGCTGAAGGCGAAGATGAAAGTGAATTCGTTCTCTCTCCGAGCAAAAGGACGGACAGCCAATTAATTGTACCGAAAAATAATGGTCTGAAAATCACAGGCACTTTTCTAGATGAAATATCCCACGATATTCCACACCAGAACTGGGGAGAAAAAGAATGGGATCTCGACTTTCAGCACATGAAAAGAATTGGTATCGATACCGTTATTATGATCCGTTCCGGATATCGCAAGTTCATCACTTATCCGTCCAAATATCTATTAGGAAAAGGATGCTATATGCCTTCCGTGGATTTAGTAGATATGTACTTACGACTGGCTGAAAAATATAACATGAAGTTTTATTTTGGACTGTATGACACCGGTCATTATTGGGATACACGTGATATGTCGTGGGAAGTGGAATATAATAAATATGTGATTGACGAAGTATGGAATACTTACGGTGAAAAGTATAAGAGTTTCGGAGGCTGGTATATCAGCACGGAAATCAGCCGTAATACCAAAGGAGCTATCGGTGCATTTCATACCATGGGTAAACAATGCAAAGATGTATCGAATGGCCTCCCTACTTTTATATCCCCTTGGATTGATGGTAAAAAGGCAGTCATGGGAACCGGAAAAATGACAAGGGAGGATGCTGTATCCGTAGAACAACATGAGAGAGAATGGAATGAAATTTTTGATGGCATACACGATGTAGTAGACGCTTGTGCTTTTCAAGACGGACACATCGACTACGATGAACTGGATGCTTTTTTCACTGTAAACAAGAAACTGGCAGACAAATACGGAATGCAATGTTGGACAAACGCGGAAACATTCGACCGCGATATGCCCATCCGGTTCCTGCCGATCAAATTCGACAAACTCCGCATGAAACTGGAAGCGGCAAAACGTGCCGGATATGATAAAGCAATCACTTTTGAGTTTTCTCACTTTTTAAGTCCGCAATCAGCTTATCTGCAAGCAGGACATTTATATGACAGATACAGAGAATACTTTGAAATCAAATAA
- a CDS encoding xylose operon transcription regulator XylR, with amino-acid sequence MIKILLLIDYSSDFDRKLLQGLVQYSKENGPWLFYRLPSYYSTMHGEQGILKWAKEWKADAIIGQWNNDTIDLQKELNIPVVLQNYHHRSVTYSNLTGDYKGTGRMAAQFFAKRMFRNFAYFGVKGVVWSDERCEGYRQEIKRIGGEFFSFESDKQEDEIRMEVSQWLQQLPKPVALFCCDDAHALFISETCQMNNIQIPEEIALLGVDNDELMCNISDPPISSIELEVERGGYSIGRLIHQQIKKEHEGTFNIVINPIRIELRQSTEKHNIKDPYILEVVKYIESHYNSDLTIESLLAQIPLSRRNFEVKFKNAMHTSIYQYILNCRVNHLADLLLTTDRSLADIATEAGFKDYNNISRIFKKFKGCSPLEYREKKSRTDKK; translated from the coding sequence ATGATTAAGATTCTTCTATTGATAGACTATTCAAGCGATTTTGACAGGAAACTGCTACAGGGCCTTGTCCAATACTCCAAAGAAAACGGTCCCTGGCTCTTTTACCGACTACCTTCTTATTATAGCACAATGCATGGCGAACAAGGTATTCTGAAATGGGCGAAAGAATGGAAAGCCGACGCCATTATCGGACAATGGAATAACGATACAATCGATTTGCAGAAGGAGCTGAATATTCCGGTAGTGCTACAAAACTATCATCACCGGAGCGTCACTTACTCTAATCTGACAGGTGATTATAAAGGTACGGGAAGAATGGCAGCCCAGTTTTTTGCCAAACGGATGTTTCGCAATTTTGCTTATTTCGGTGTTAAAGGAGTTGTCTGGTCTGACGAACGCTGCGAAGGTTATCGCCAGGAGATAAAACGTATCGGAGGTGAATTTTTCAGTTTCGAATCGGATAAGCAGGAAGACGAAATAAGAATGGAAGTAAGTCAATGGTTGCAGCAACTCCCTAAGCCAGTCGCTCTATTTTGTTGTGATGATGCGCACGCCTTGTTCATTTCTGAAACTTGCCAGATGAACAATATTCAGATCCCGGAAGAAATTGCTCTATTGGGTGTAGATAACGACGAACTGATGTGTAATATTTCCGATCCACCCATTTCATCCATAGAGCTCGAAGTAGAAAGAGGAGGATATTCTATAGGCAGGCTCATTCATCAACAAATCAAAAAGGAACATGAAGGGACCTTCAATATCGTCATCAACCCTATCCGCATAGAATTGCGGCAATCCACAGAAAAACATAATATAAAGGACCCTTACATTCTCGAAGTTGTAAAATACATAGAAAGTCATTACAATTCCGACCTGACCATAGAGTCTTTGTTGGCACAGATTCCGCTCTCACGCAGAAATTTTGAAGTGAAATTCAAAAATGCGATGCATACTTCCATCTATCAGTATATCTTAAACTGCCGGGTCAACCATCTGGCCGATTTACTTCTTACTACAGATCGTTCATTGGCAGACATTGCAACGGAAGCCGGATTCAAAGACTATAATAATATCTCCCGGATTTTCAAAAAGTTCAAAGGATGTTCCCCTTTGGAATATCGGGAGAAAAAATCAAGAACAGATAAAAAATAA
- a CDS encoding glycine--tRNA ligase — MAQEDVFKKLVSHCKEYGFVFPSSDIYDGLGAVYDYGQMGVELKNNIKKYWWDSMVLLHENIVGIDSAIFMHPTIWKASGHVDAFNDPLIDNKDSKKRYRADVLIEEQLAKYDDKINKEVAKAAKRFGESFDEAQFRSTNGRVLEHQAKRDALHTRFATALNDGNLEELRQIIIDEEIVCPISGTKNWTEVRQFNLMFSTEMGSTSEGAMKVYLRPETAQGIFVNYLNVQKTGRMKVPFGIAQIGKAFRNEIVARQFIFRMREFEQMEMQFFVKPGTELDWFKKWKEIRLKWHKALGFGDASYRYHDHDKLAHYANAATDIEFLMPFGFKEVEGIHSRTNFDLSQHEKFSGKSIKYFDPELNESYTPYVIETSIGVDRMFLSIMSAAYCEEQLENGESRVVLKLPAALAPVKLAVMPLVKKDGLPEKAREIIDSLKFHFHCQYDEKDSIGKRYRRQDAIGTPYCVTVDHQTLEDNCVTLRNRDTMQQERVAISELNNIIADRVSITSLLKTLQ; from the coding sequence ATGGCACAAGAAGACGTTTTTAAGAAGCTTGTATCGCATTGCAAAGAGTATGGTTTCGTATTTCCTTCGAGCGATATCTACGACGGACTAGGCGCTGTGTATGACTACGGTCAGATGGGCGTTGAATTGAAAAATAACATTAAGAAATATTGGTGGGACAGCATGGTGCTGTTGCACGAGAACATTGTCGGTATCGACTCTGCCATCTTTATGCATCCTACTATCTGGAAAGCTTCCGGACACGTTGACGCATTCAATGACCCTTTGATTGACAATAAAGACTCTAAGAAACGTTATCGTGCTGACGTGTTGATCGAAGAACAGTTGGCAAAGTATGACGATAAAATCAATAAAGAAGTAGCGAAAGCTGCCAAGAGATTCGGCGAATCTTTTGATGAGGCTCAATTCCGTTCTACCAACGGACGTGTATTGGAGCATCAGGCAAAACGTGACGCTCTTCACACTCGCTTTGCTACAGCTCTGAACGACGGTAATCTGGAAGAGTTACGCCAGATCATTATTGATGAAGAAATCGTATGTCCGATTTCTGGTACAAAGAACTGGACAGAAGTTCGTCAGTTTAATCTGATGTTCTCTACTGAAATGGGTTCTACTTCCGAAGGAGCAATGAAGGTTTATCTTCGTCCGGAAACTGCACAGGGTATTTTTGTAAACTACCTCAATGTACAGAAGACAGGTCGTATGAAAGTTCCTTTCGGTATTGCACAGATTGGTAAGGCTTTCCGTAACGAGATCGTTGCCCGTCAGTTTATCTTCCGTATGCGTGAGTTCGAACAGATGGAAATGCAGTTCTTTGTAAAACCGGGAACCGAACTCGACTGGTTCAAGAAATGGAAAGAAATCCGTCTGAAATGGCACAAGGCTCTTGGTTTCGGAGATGCAAGCTATCGTTATCATGACCATGATAAACTGGCTCACTACGCAAATGCGGCTACTGATATTGAATTCCTGATGCCGTTCGGATTCAAGGAAGTGGAAGGTATTCACTCTCGTACTAACTTCGACTTGTCTCAACATGAGAAGTTCTCAGGAAAGAGCATCAAATACTTCGATCCGGAACTGAACGAATCTTATACTCCGTACGTAATCGAAACTTCTATCGGTGTGGACCGTATGTTTCTCAGCATCATGAGCGCAGCTTATTGCGAAGAACAACTGGAAAATGGTGAAAGCCGCGTAGTGTTGAAATTGCCTGCTGCTTTGGCTCCGGTGAAACTGGCTGTTATGCCGTTGGTGAAGAAAGACGGTCTGCCTGAAAAGGCCCGTGAGATTATTGACAGCCTGAAGTTCCACTTCCATTGCCAATATGATGAAAAGGATAGTATCGGTAAGCGTTATCGCCGTCAGGATGCTATCGGTACTCCGTACTGTGTGACAGTTGATCATCAAACATTAGAAGATAACTGCGTGACATTGCGTAACCGCGATACCATGCAACAAGAGCGTGTAGCTATCTCTGAATTGAATAATATCATTGCAGACAGAGTAAGTATCACTTCTCTATTAAAAACTTTACAATAA
- a CDS encoding FKBP-type peptidyl-prolyl cis-trans isomerase, with the protein MSKKIYLFSLVLLALVFTACSETEETSKYDNWRARNEAFIDSIASVYDSPENQALANNNPEKLHRYKDEVTGQWIYVKKVKNGTGKELPQYTSTVSAHYRMSYFNGDVVQQTYTGTEPTEFDSPANFTLNGVISGWSYTLIHMVAGDFWTLYIPYQSGYGSSTNDDNLEAYSALVYNVRLEKIVER; encoded by the coding sequence ATGAGTAAAAAGATCTATTTATTCTCCTTAGTATTGCTGGCTTTGGTGTTCACTGCTTGTAGTGAAACGGAAGAGACGAGCAAATATGATAACTGGCGTGCACGTAATGAAGCTTTTATAGACTCGATCGCTAGTGTGTATGATAGTCCTGAAAATCAAGCTTTGGCTAATAATAATCCGGAGAAACTTCATCGTTATAAAGATGAGGTAACAGGTCAATGGATATATGTTAAGAAGGTGAAAAATGGGACAGGCAAAGAGTTGCCTCAATATACTTCTACGGTAAGTGCACATTATCGTATGTCTTATTTCAATGGAGATGTAGTTCAACAGACTTATACAGGAACAGAGCCTACAGAGTTTGATTCTCCGGCAAATTTCACATTGAATGGTGTTATTTCCGGTTGGTCTTATACGTTGATTCATATGGTAGCTGGTGATTTTTGGACTTTGTATATTCCTTATCAAAGTGGGTATGGTTCAAGCACTAATGATGATAATCTAGAAGCTTATTCTGCATTAGTATATAATGTTAGGTTGGAGAAGATTGTAGAGAGATAA
- a CDS encoding glycoside hydrolase family 43 protein has product MKTKLKLTTGLVLLTICPALQAQNPVVQTSYTPDPAPFVYRDTVFLFTDHDEDDAQYFKMKDWQLYSTTDMVNWTYRGTPMSTATFQWAKQGDNAWAAQAVERNGKWYWYICAEDTTKHLHGIGVGVADSPTGPYTDPLKRPLVPGDWGYIDPSVFIDDDGQAYLFWGNNGLWYARLNEDMISLGSEVIRVNTEDTDAFGPLVVKHDYQLNKRIPKTNYEEGPWVFKRNGIYYLVYAAGGVPEHMAYSTAKNINGPWKYQGRIMNEAENSFTIHGGSIEFKGRNFMFYHNGLLPNGGGFRRSTAIEEFTFGENGEIPFIPFTKEGVRTPTANLNPYQRVEAETMAFGYGLKTDRLPGNNHYLTSIHNGDWLRLRAVDFKNGEANHVVASLPKVRAGGTIEFYVDNLGGKPIAILPVAPTDKKQQEWQADIQKKVTGIHDLYLLFRGGDDELFDFDWWQFK; this is encoded by the coding sequence ATGAAAACAAAACTCAAATTGACGACTGGTCTTGTTTTGCTCACGATCTGTCCTGCGTTGCAAGCACAGAATCCAGTGGTGCAAACCTCGTACACTCCTGACCCGGCACCCTTTGTTTATCGGGACACCGTATTCCTCTTTACAGATCATGATGAGGATGATGCCCAATACTTCAAGATGAAAGACTGGCAACTGTACAGTACCACTGATATGGTGAACTGGACTTATCGGGGGACTCCTATGTCGACAGCTACTTTCCAATGGGCTAAACAAGGAGACAATGCTTGGGCTGCACAAGCAGTAGAACGCAATGGCAAGTGGTATTGGTATATTTGCGCCGAAGACACTACGAAGCATTTGCATGGAATTGGCGTAGGCGTAGCAGACTCTCCCACAGGTCCCTATACTGATCCTCTGAAACGTCCGCTTGTTCCGGGCGATTGGGGGTATATTGATCCTTCCGTTTTTATCGACGATGATGGGCAGGCGTATCTCTTCTGGGGAAACAACGGGCTGTGGTATGCCAGATTGAATGAAGATATGATTTCTTTAGGCAGTGAAGTGATAAGAGTTAATACAGAAGATACGGACGCTTTCGGACCGCTTGTGGTGAAACATGATTATCAGTTGAATAAACGAATCCCGAAAACCAATTATGAGGAAGGACCGTGGGTGTTCAAACGCAACGGAATCTATTATCTTGTCTATGCTGCCGGTGGAGTTCCGGAACATATGGCTTATTCTACTGCAAAGAATATCAACGGTCCATGGAAATATCAGGGGCGTATAATGAATGAAGCGGAAAACAGCTTTACCATTCATGGTGGAAGCATCGAATTTAAAGGGCGGAATTTCATGTTCTATCACAACGGCCTTTTGCCGAACGGTGGAGGCTTTCGTCGGTCTACTGCCATTGAGGAGTTCACGTTTGGTGAGAACGGTGAGATTCCTTTTATTCCTTTCACTAAAGAAGGAGTACGTACCCCGACTGCCAACCTGAACCCTTATCAACGGGTAGAGGCTGAAACAATGGCTTTCGGTTATGGCTTGAAGACGGACCGCCTGCCTGGCAATAATCATTATCTGACTTCCATTCATAACGGCGATTGGCTGAGACTTCGTGCCGTAGACTTCAAGAACGGAGAAGCGAATCATGTTGTCGCTTCTCTTCCTAAAGTAAGAGCAGGTGGAACCATTGAATTTTATGTAGACAATTTGGGTGGAAAACCGATAGCTATATTGCCTGTCGCACCAACTGATAAGAAGCAGCAAGAGTGGCAAGCGGATATTCAGAAGAAAGTGACCGGCATACACGACTTGTATTTGCTTTTCCGGGGTGGTGACGATGAATTGTTTGATTTCGATTGGTGGCAATTTAAATAA
- a CDS encoding glycoside hydrolase 43 family protein → MLKTKINTILLCTLFTWFFPLSAGAQYRNPILYADVPDMSVCRAGDYFYMVSTTMHLMPGAPIMRSPDMKHWETISYVFPRIDDGPRYDLLEGTAYGQGQWASSIRYHDGKFYVWFTANGAPGRGFVYTATDPAGPWKLLSRPPHFHDGSLLFDDDGRVYLFHGTGQLTELKPDLTDVLPGGINQQIFERDADEQGLLEGSSVIKHNGKYYLLMISMDWSIPGRLRREVCYRADKITGPYEKRVILETEFDGHGGVGQGCIVDGKNGEWYGLIFQDRGGVGRVPCLMPCTWTEDGWPMLGDKNGRIPNDTTLSYMSMEGICGSDDFSASGLSLYWQWNHNPVDQAWSLTDRPGFLRLKTSRVVDNLFVAPNTLTQRMVGPKCMGTVSLSLAGMKDGDRAGLSAFNGDSGVLTVEKNGNKLSLVMSEQKSVFDKTKHAISRVDMTEQARIPLKKELVYLRVEGDFTNGRDEARFSYSLDGKAWIPVGLPIKMKFDYTRMFMGSKFAIFNYATRSVGGYVDVDSFDYSFCDASM, encoded by the coding sequence ATGCTGAAAACAAAAATCAACACTATTCTGCTGTGTACTCTTTTTACATGGTTCTTCCCGCTATCAGCCGGAGCACAATACCGTAATCCTATTCTTTATGCTGACGTGCCCGATATGTCAGTATGTCGCGCAGGCGATTACTTTTATATGGTTTCCACCACTATGCACCTGATGCCGGGAGCGCCTATCATGCGTTCGCCGGACATGAAACATTGGGAAACTATCAGCTACGTATTTCCCCGCATTGACGATGGTCCCCGTTATGATCTGCTCGAAGGTACTGCTTACGGGCAAGGACAATGGGCATCATCCATCCGCTATCATGACGGTAAATTCTATGTATGGTTTACAGCCAATGGCGCGCCCGGACGCGGATTTGTCTATACTGCGACAGATCCGGCCGGTCCCTGGAAACTTCTTTCGCGCCCCCCGCATTTCCATGACGGTTCGCTTCTTTTTGATGATGACGGGCGGGTGTATCTCTTTCACGGTACAGGACAGCTTACGGAGTTGAAACCCGATTTGACCGATGTACTTCCCGGTGGCATCAACCAGCAGATCTTTGAACGGGATGCTGACGAACAAGGTCTGTTGGAAGGTAGTTCCGTCATCAAGCATAATGGGAAATATTACTTGCTGATGATTTCTATGGATTGGAGTATTCCCGGCCGTCTGCGTCGTGAAGTATGCTATCGTGCCGATAAGATTACCGGACCTTACGAAAAACGTGTCATTCTTGAAACAGAGTTTGACGGGCATGGCGGTGTTGGTCAGGGATGCATCGTAGACGGGAAAAACGGTGAATGGTACGGACTGATTTTTCAGGATCGTGGTGGCGTAGGGCGTGTGCCGTGCCTCATGCCTTGTACATGGACGGAAGATGGTTGGCCTATGCTGGGAGACAAGAATGGGCGCATCCCGAATGATACCACTTTATCGTATATGTCAATGGAGGGTATCTGCGGTTCGGATGATTTTTCCGCTTCCGGGCTTTCCCTCTATTGGCAGTGGAATCATAACCCCGTCGATCAGGCATGGAGTCTTACCGATCGTCCCGGATTTCTGCGTTTGAAAACCTCCCGTGTGGTAGATAACCTGTTTGTTGCTCCCAATACGTTGACCCAACGTATGGTAGGACCGAAATGCATGGGCACTGTCAGTCTCTCTCTGGCGGGGATGAAAGATGGTGACCGTGCGGGATTATCGGCTTTTAATGGTGACAGCGGTGTGCTTACGGTTGAAAAGAACGGAAATAAACTGTCTCTTGTGATGAGTGAACAGAAAAGTGTGTTTGATAAAACGAAGCATGCCATTAGCCGTGTGGATATGACCGAACAAGCCCGTATACCTCTTAAAAAAGAGCTTGTCTACTTGCGTGTGGAAGGTGACTTTACCAATGGACGGGATGAGGCACGTTTCTCTTATAGTCTTGATGGGAAAGCATGGATACCTGTCGGTCTGCCTATTAAGATGAAATTTGACTACACCCGCATGTTCATGGGCAGTAAGTTTGCCATATTTAATTATGCTACACGTTCCGTGGGCGGTTATGTGGATGTAGACTCTTTTGATTATTCGTTCTGTGATGCGTCAATGTAA